From the genome of Vigna angularis cultivar LongXiaoDou No.4 chromosome 11, ASM1680809v1, whole genome shotgun sequence, one region includes:
- the LOC108332387 gene encoding protein trichome birefringence-like 39, which translates to MGFLFPTLLLCLSVVLTSFQTKAQEFDPYLSANVSSFSSGRKLAGRCNLFRGKWVYDSSYPLYDPSTCPFIDPQFNCQKYGRPDTQYQKYRWQPFSCPLPRFNAFDFLAKYRGKKVMFVGDSLSLNQFNSLACMIHSWVPHSRTTFTKQEALSKITFEDYGLELFLYRTPYLVDLDRESVGNVLKIDSIKSGDAWRGMDVLVFNTWHWWTHTGSSQPWDYVQEGNKLYKDMNRFVLFYKGLTTWARWVNINVNPAQTKVFFLGISPVHYEGKDWNQPARSCMSETEPFFGLKYPAGTPMAWVIVNKVLSRIKKPVYFLDVTTLSQYRKDAHPEGYSGIMATDCSHWCLPGLPDTWNVLLHAALFG; encoded by the exons ATGGGTTTCTTGTTTCCAACCCTGTTGTTGTGTCTATCTGTTGTGTTAACTTCCTTCCAAACAAAAGCTCAGGAATTTGACCCCTACTTGAGTGCCAATGTTTCCAGTTTTAGCAGTGGCAGAAAACTTGCAGGAAGATGCAACTTGTTCCGTGGAAAATGGGTGTATGACTCTTCATACCCTCTCTACGACCCTTCTACATGTCCCTTCATAGATCCACAATTCAACTGCCAAAAGTACGGTCGCCCTGACACACAGTATCAGAAATATAGATGGCAACCCTTCTCTTGTCCTTTACCAAG GTTCAACGCATTTGACTTTCTGGCTAAGTATAGAGGCAAGAAGGTTATGTTTGTCGGTGACTCCTTGAGCTTAAACCAGTTCAACTCTCTGGCTTGTATGATTCACTCTTGGGTGCCTCACTCTAGAACCACTTTCACAAAGCAAGAAGCTCTCTCCAAAATCACATTTGAG GACTATGGCCTTGAGTTGTTTCTGTATCGCACACCATATTTGGTTGACCTTGACCGTGAGAGTGTTGGAAATGTTCTGAAGATTGACTCAATCAAGAGCGGTGATGCCTGGAGAGGAATGGACGTGCTAGTTTTCAACACGTGGCACTGGTGGACCCACACCGGGAGTTCACAGCC GTGGGACTATGTTCAAGAGGGTAACAAGTTGTACAAAGACATGAACCGTTTCGTTTTATTCTACAAAGGTTTGACAACTTGGGCTAGATGGGTTAACATCAACGTGAATCCAGCTCAGACCAAAGTCTTCTTTCTGGGAATTTCTCCTGTACATTATGA GGGGAAAGATTGGAACCAACCAGCAAGATCTTGCATGAGTGAGACTGAACCATTCTTTGGTTTGAAGTACCCTGCAGGAACACCAATGGCTTGGGTGATAGTGAACAAGGTTTTGAGTAGGATAAAGAAGCCAGTGTATTTTCTGGATGTGACTACACTGTCACAGTACAGGAAAGATGCACATCCTGAAGGGTACAGTGGCATCATGGCAACTGATTGCAGCCATTGGTGTCTTCCAGGACTGCCTGATACATGGAATGTGCTTCTGCATGCTGCTCTTTTTGGCTGA